A part of Loxodonta africana isolate mLoxAfr1 chromosome 11, mLoxAfr1.hap2, whole genome shotgun sequence genomic DNA contains:
- the LOC135232737 gene encoding interferon lambda-3-like, translated as MAVGCQLALMLMATMLTMTEAIPTPTPSGALLDARDCHIGQFKSLSPQQLQAFKRAKDAFVSPSVHFAVWECPVALEAELALTVKVLGTVADSALGAVPDQALHTQHHIHSKLRACDPAQPTAGPRPRGCLHRWLHRLQEATKMKSRGCLEDSVMYNLFRLLTQNLKYIASRNQCV; from the exons ATGGCCGTGGGCTGCCAGCTGGCACTGATGCTGATGGCCACTATGCTGACCATGACAGAAGCAATTCCCACTCCCACACCCAGTGGGGCCCTCCTGGATGCAAGGGACTGCCACATTGGCCAGTTCAAGTCTCTGTCCCCACAGCAGCTGCAGGCCTTCAAGAGGGCCAAAGATGCCTTTGTGTCTCCCTCTGTCCATTTTGCT GTGTGGGAGTGCCCTGTGGCCTTGGAAGCTGAGCTAGCCTTGACAGTAAAGGTCCTGGGGACCGTGGCTGACTCAGCCCTGGGGGCCGTCCCAGACCAGGCCCTTCACACGCAGCACCACATCCACTCCAAGCTCAGGGCCTGT GACCCGGCTCAACCCACAGCAGGTCCCAGACCCAGGGGCTGCCTCCACCGCTGGCTGCACAGGCTCCAGGAGGCCACAAAGATG AAGTCCCGAGGCTGCCTCGAGGACTCTGTCATGTACAACCTTTTCCGCCTCCTCACACAGAACCTGAAATATATCGCCAGCAGGAACCAGTGTGTCTGA
- the LOC100656445 gene encoding delta(3,5)-Delta(2,4)-dienoyl-CoA isomerase, mitochondrial-like isoform X1, with translation MSSLNMAAFRARPLAFTCLLRSPLCPLAKAEMAPSRGLRGSLTRRLLAPTQPGLTCSCRPLSSPAQDEASRAAPVEAPGHSYQSLRVTSGPGHILHVQINRPEKRNAMNKAFWSEMVECFKKISEDADCRAVVISGEGKMFTSGIDLMDMAPVLLQPQGDDAARRSWYLRKIISRYQETFSVIEKCPKPVIAAIHGGCIGAGVDLITACDIRYCAQDAFFQVKEVDIGLAADVGTLQRLPRVIGSQSLVNELAFTARRMMADEALSSGLVSRVFPDKEATLDAAFTLAAEISSKSPLAVQGTKVNLVYARDHPVAAGLEFAHNWNMSMLQTDDVLKSVQAAMEKKDLKSVTFSKL, from the exons ATGTCCTCACTCAACATGGCGGCCTTCCGGGCCCGCCCCCTGGCGTTCACGTGCCTGTTACGCTCGCCACTCTGTCCTTTGGCGAAGGCTGAGATGGCGCCTTCTCGCGGACTTAGAGGCTCGCTGACCCGGC gGCTTTTGGCCCCCACCCAGCCaggtctcacatgtagctgtcGCCCCTTGAGCTCCCCTGCACAAGATGAGGCCTCCCGAGCAGCCCCCGTCGAGGCGCCAGGCCACAGCTATCAGTCTCTTCGGGTGACATCCGGCCCAGGACACATTCTGCATGTGCAGATAAACCGACCTGAGAAGAGGAATGCCATGAACAAGGCCTTCTGGAG CGAGATGGTGGAATGTTTCAAAAAGATATCCGAGGATGCCGACTGTCGTGCTGTGGTGATCTCTGGTGAAGGAAAAATGTTTACTTCAG GTATCGACCTCATGGACATGGCTCCAGTGCTCCTGCAGCCCCAAGGGGATGACGCGGCCCGCAGAAGCTGGTACCTCCGTAAAATCATCAGCAGATACCAGGAGACTTTCAGTGTCATCGAGAAG TGCCCCAAGCCTGTCATCGCAGCCATCCATGGGGGCTGCATCGGTGCAG GTGTGGACCTCATCACTGCCTGTGACATCCGCTACTGTGCCCAGGACGCATTCTTCCAGGTGAAG GAGGTGGACATCGGTCTGGCAGCCGACGTGGGAACCCTGCAGCGTCTGCCCCGGGTCATCGGGAGCCAGAG CCTGGTCAACGAGCTGGCCTTCACCGCCCGCAGGATGATGGCTGACGAGGCCCTGAGCAGCGGGCTGGTCAG CCGGGTGTTCCCAGACAAGGAGGCCACGCTCGACGCGGCCTTCACGCTGGCAGCCGAGATTTCCAGCAAGAGCCCCCTGGCGGTGCAGGGCACGAAGGTCAACCTGGTCTACGCCCGCGACCACCCGGTGGCTGCCGGCCTCGAGTTCGCG CACAATTGGAACATGAGCATGCTGCAGACCGATGACGTCCTGAAGTCTGTCCAGGCCGCGATGGAGAAGAAGGATCTGAAAAGCGTCACCTTCTCCAAGCTCTGA
- the LOC100656445 gene encoding delta(3,5)-Delta(2,4)-dienoyl-CoA isomerase, mitochondrial-like isoform X2, which translates to MATIGRKAHVRSHGLRGLLAPTQPGLTCSCRPLSSPAQDEASRAAPVEAPGHSYQSLRVTSGPGHILHVQINRPEKRNAMNKAFWSEMVECFKKISEDADCRAVVISGEGKMFTSDEETKAQRRKKLQRAGIDLMDMAPVLLQPQGDDAARRSWYLRKIISRYQETFSVIEKCPKPVIAAIHGGCIGAGVDLITACDIRYCAQDAFFQVKEVDIGLAADVGTLQRLPRVIGSQSLVNELAFTARRMMADEALSSGLVSRVFPDKEATLDAAFTLAAEISSKSPLAVQGTKVNLVYARDHPVAAGLEFAHNWNMSMLQTDDVLKSVQAAMEKKDLKSVTFSKL; encoded by the exons ATGGCGACCATAGGACGGAAAGCGCATGTCCGGAGTCACGGACTCAGGG gGCTTTTGGCCCCCACCCAGCCaggtctcacatgtagctgtcGCCCCTTGAGCTCCCCTGCACAAGATGAGGCCTCCCGAGCAGCCCCCGTCGAGGCGCCAGGCCACAGCTATCAGTCTCTTCGGGTGACATCCGGCCCAGGACACATTCTGCATGTGCAGATAAACCGACCTGAGAAGAGGAATGCCATGAACAAGGCCTTCTGGAG CGAGATGGTGGAATGTTTCAAAAAGATATCCGAGGATGCCGACTGTCGTGCTGTGGTGATCTCTGGTGAAGGAAAAATGTTTACTTCAG atgaggaaactaaagcccAGAGAAGGAAGAAACTTCAGAGGGccg GTATCGACCTCATGGACATGGCTCCAGTGCTCCTGCAGCCCCAAGGGGATGACGCGGCCCGCAGAAGCTGGTACCTCCGTAAAATCATCAGCAGATACCAGGAGACTTTCAGTGTCATCGAGAAG TGCCCCAAGCCTGTCATCGCAGCCATCCATGGGGGCTGCATCGGTGCAG GTGTGGACCTCATCACTGCCTGTGACATCCGCTACTGTGCCCAGGACGCATTCTTCCAGGTGAAG GAGGTGGACATCGGTCTGGCAGCCGACGTGGGAACCCTGCAGCGTCTGCCCCGGGTCATCGGGAGCCAGAG CCTGGTCAACGAGCTGGCCTTCACCGCCCGCAGGATGATGGCTGACGAGGCCCTGAGCAGCGGGCTGGTCAG CCGGGTGTTCCCAGACAAGGAGGCCACGCTCGACGCGGCCTTCACGCTGGCAGCCGAGATTTCCAGCAAGAGCCCCCTGGCGGTGCAGGGCACGAAGGTCAACCTGGTCTACGCCCGCGACCACCCGGTGGCTGCCGGCCTCGAGTTCGCG CACAATTGGAACATGAGCATGCTGCAGACCGATGACGTCCTGAAGTCTGTCCAGGCCGCGATGGAGAAGAAGGATCTGAAAAGCGTCACCTTCTCCAAGCTCTGA